A window from Roseofilum capinflatum BLCC-M114 encodes these proteins:
- a CDS encoding DUF4255 domain-containing protein translates to MANYLAIATATATMQRIIQQAIQTDVDGSRVTTVRPDGAGGGIPETGVNLYLYHIKRNPALTNQDTPNFQRRGDMVKRRQAALDLFYVISCYGNDAELEPQRLLGCVARALEDQLVFTPQMIQETINDPTFDYLEGSDLADQIEQIRAEFISVSTDELSKIWSVFFQTPHALSVVYKISVILIESDVSAKSALPVRDRRMIGGPFPKQPMVDQVVNTTGKYMPILANSTLRIRGRFLSHSVTQVRINQAEVTPQIINDTELSLPLRLVPNSHLRAGVQSLQVIHPQLPSLPSQNGRSRPRRSATTEPIQKVESNVFPFVIRPSFLGYELVDIEGTEEDRRLGKVIIRTNLTIGPGQRVVLMLNEYSSESAIAYLFNSTPIRDNTRTPIIPISNVQPGDYFVRIQVDGAESLLDVDLDPNSPTYEQYIGPILTLE, encoded by the coding sequence ATGGCTAATTATTTAGCGATCGCCACGGCCACAGCGACCATGCAGCGCATTATTCAACAAGCGATACAAACGGATGTGGATGGTTCTAGGGTAACTACGGTGCGCCCGGATGGTGCGGGGGGCGGTATCCCAGAGACTGGGGTTAATCTTTATTTATACCACATCAAACGCAATCCGGCTCTAACAAATCAAGATACTCCCAACTTTCAAAGACGGGGGGATATGGTTAAGCGCAGGCAAGCCGCCCTAGATTTATTTTACGTGATTTCTTGTTATGGGAATGATGCAGAATTAGAACCGCAACGACTTTTAGGGTGTGTGGCTCGTGCGCTAGAAGACCAATTGGTTTTTACACCGCAAATGATTCAGGAAACGATTAACGATCCGACGTTTGACTACTTAGAAGGGTCGGATTTAGCTGACCAAATTGAACAAATTCGGGCGGAATTCATCTCTGTTTCTACGGATGAACTCTCGAAAATTTGGTCGGTCTTTTTCCAGACTCCCCATGCTTTATCGGTGGTCTATAAAATTAGTGTGATTCTGATTGAAAGCGATGTATCGGCTAAATCTGCACTACCAGTGCGCGATCGCCGCATGATCGGCGGCCCCTTCCCCAAACAACCCATGGTCGATCAAGTCGTCAATACCACGGGCAAATATATGCCGATTTTAGCCAACAGTACCCTCCGTATTCGCGGACGATTCCTTTCCCATTCCGTCACCCAAGTGCGGATCAATCAAGCGGAAGTGACTCCGCAAATTATCAACGACACCGAATTAAGTCTTCCCCTGCGTCTGGTTCCCAATAGCCATTTGCGGGCCGGAGTTCAGTCCCTGCAAGTGATTCATCCCCAACTTCCCTCCCTTCCCTCTCAAAATGGTCGCTCTCGTCCCCGTCGCAGTGCCACGACTGAACCCATTCAAAAAGTGGAATCTAATGTTTTTCCGTTTGTGATCCGGCCGAGTTTTCTGGGTTATGAACTGGTAGACATAGAAGGAACGGAAGAAGACCGACGCTTGGGTAAAGTGATTATTCGCACTAACCTCACCATTGGGCCGGGTCAGCGAGTAGTGCTGATGCTGAATGAATATTCTAGCGAAAGTGCGATCGCCTATCTCTTCAACAGTACCCCCATTCGCGACAATACCCGCACCCCAATCATTCCCATCAGCAACGTACAACCTGGAGACTATTTTGTTCGCATTCAAGTTGACGGTGCAGAGAGCTTATTAGATGTGGATCTCGATCCCAATAGTCCCACCTATGAACAATATATCGGCCCCATTCTCACCTTGGAATGA
- a CDS encoding phage tail protein produces MAQSKDAFKNRLKYPEILTACRFYVELLLDGSKDGVDGLFMECKGFKVAQEVVEFTEIFPEPWGKAKRGRLYTSKLPGAKKTVDNISLRRGLSSSETLWNWLNAVQQGNWSRQRRSGSIAVYRQNGEIGALFQFENAWPISYSVTDNTASSSELACEELEMACEVFKRVSPP; encoded by the coding sequence ATGGCACAAAGTAAAGATGCTTTTAAGAATAGACTGAAGTACCCTGAAATTCTGACGGCCTGCCGGTTTTACGTGGAATTGCTGTTAGATGGCTCAAAGGATGGGGTAGATGGACTATTTATGGAGTGTAAAGGATTTAAGGTTGCTCAAGAAGTAGTAGAATTTACAGAAATTTTTCCCGAACCTTGGGGCAAAGCCAAGCGAGGCAGATTGTATACCTCTAAACTGCCTGGTGCGAAAAAAACGGTAGATAATATTAGCCTTAGACGCGGATTAAGTAGCTCAGAAACCCTTTGGAATTGGCTGAATGCAGTACAACAAGGAAATTGGTCTAGGCAGCGCCGCAGTGGGTCGATCGCCGTTTATCGCCAAAATGGAGAGATTGGCGCTCTGTTTCAGTTTGAAAATGCTTGGCCGATTAGCTATAGTGTCACGGATAACACGGCTTCGAGTTCAGAACTCGCTTGCGAAGAGTTGGAAATGGCTTGTGAGGTGTTTAAGCGGGTTTCGCCCCCGTAG
- the fabI gene encoding enoyl-ACP reductase FabI produces MLNLTGKNALILGVANNRSIAWGITQQLHQAGANLGITYLPDEKDRYRKKVQDLVSPLNPSLFLPCDVQNDDQVAEMFETVKKEWGHLDILVHSLAFAGKDELTGDFSDTTRSGFLKAMEISTYSLTQLCAQAKTCMAEGGSIVTLSYLGGVKVIPNYNVMGIAKSGLEMSVRYLAAELGPKNIRVNAISSGPIRTLASSAVGGILDMIKHVEEIAPLRRTVTQTEVGNTAAFLCSDLASGITGQVIYVDAGYEIMGM; encoded by the coding sequence ATGCTCAATTTAACTGGAAAAAACGCGCTCATTTTAGGGGTTGCCAATAACCGCTCCATCGCTTGGGGAATTACCCAACAACTCCATCAAGCGGGGGCTAACTTAGGAATTACCTATTTACCGGACGAAAAAGACCGCTACCGCAAAAAAGTCCAAGATTTAGTTTCTCCCCTCAATCCCAGTCTATTTCTGCCCTGTGATGTGCAAAATGACGATCAGGTGGCCGAGATGTTCGAGACGGTGAAAAAAGAATGGGGCCATCTGGATATTCTGGTTCATTCTTTGGCCTTTGCGGGTAAAGATGAACTCACGGGAGACTTTAGCGATACGACGCGCTCTGGGTTTCTGAAAGCAATGGAAATTAGCACCTATTCTTTAACTCAGTTGTGCGCTCAAGCCAAGACTTGCATGGCTGAAGGGGGTTCTATTGTTACCCTGAGCTATTTGGGAGGGGTAAAGGTGATTCCCAATTACAATGTCATGGGTATAGCCAAATCGGGTTTGGAAATGAGTGTGCGCTATTTGGCTGCTGAGTTGGGGCCAAAAAATATTCGCGTCAATGCTATTTCTTCTGGGCCCATTCGCACGTTAGCTTCTTCAGCCGTGGGGGGTATTTTGGATATGATTAAGCATGTGGAAGAAATTGCTCCCCTACGACGGACTGTGACGCAAACGGAAGTGGGAAATACGGCTGCTTTTCTCTGTAGTGACCTGGCTAGTGGGATTACGGGACAGGTGATCTATGTGGATGCTGGATATGAAATTATGGGCATGTGA
- a CDS encoding phage tail protein, protein MPPVYTTTANRFYLNFEGLEELEVKSMAALTYEGKVTGGDKPIHSGRKGGARHTTIAGYETNPSMTIEVYVNDDTQGAARRLFDWFIEVMPKEEGGGGNWANSRKSGSLVVYDPSNKEVLRWNLDRAWIKKYSVSDVDATSGELVMETYEFVAERITKVVAMSQAA, encoded by the coding sequence ATGCCTCCCGTTTATACAACGACAGCCAACCGATTTTACCTAAACTTTGAAGGCTTAGAAGAATTAGAAGTCAAAAGTATGGCAGCTCTAACCTATGAAGGTAAAGTAACCGGTGGAGACAAACCCATTCACAGTGGTAGAAAAGGTGGAGCCAGACATACCACGATCGCCGGTTATGAAACCAACCCCTCCATGACCATTGAAGTTTATGTCAATGATGATACCCAAGGCGCAGCACGGCGATTATTTGACTGGTTTATAGAAGTCATGCCCAAAGAAGAAGGGGGCGGTGGCAATTGGGCCAATAGTCGTAAATCCGGTTCGCTGGTTGTCTACGATCCTAGTAATAAGGAAGTTCTACGATGGAATCTAGACCGAGCTTGGATTAAAAAGTATTCAGTTTCTGATGTCGATGCGACTTCCGGGGAATTGGTCATGGAAACCTATGAGTTTGTGGCTGAGAGAATCACCAAAGTTGTCGCCATGTCACAAGCAGCTTAG
- a CDS encoding amidase → MNATDLAFTPATEQAQLIRSKQVSPLELVELYLDRIATYDGQLGSYFTVMGEEAIADAKAKTEILAQHPTDLPPFFGVPIPVKDLKRVKDVRCCFGVAALKNEMATEDDGIVTKLREAGFILLGKTATSQVGSMPFTEPPGFPPTRNPWNLEHTSGGSSGGASSALAAGLCPIAHGSDGGGSVRGPAACCGVVGLKPSRGRISFAPLGDSLHGLGTNGVLARNIADTATLLDAMAGYITGDPYWLPDPPIPFAQSYQKPLSSLRIAFSPNLSDFGLATPEYQQAVTDTAKVLADLGHHLEEACPAVADIKEPFTTIWQSGVAASGLPLQLLEPINQWLASGTVNAGQYLQAVGQMQRISRRIVAFWDCYDVLLLPVYLHPPIKVGEWAGLDPAQAFEKVTHWVAPCAPFNATGQPAIALPVGFGDRGLPLSVQLVGKPGAEATLLSLAAQLEPIYNWGQYRPSSYGQREI, encoded by the coding sequence ATGAATGCAACCGACCTCGCCTTTACTCCAGCCACAGAACAGGCCCAACTGATCCGCAGCAAACAAGTTTCTCCCCTAGAATTAGTTGAACTCTATCTCGACCGTATCGCCACCTATGACGGCCAACTGGGTAGCTACTTTACTGTCATGGGTGAAGAGGCGATCGCCGATGCTAAAGCGAAAACGGAAATCCTGGCTCAACATCCCACGGATCTCCCCCCTTTCTTTGGCGTTCCCATTCCCGTCAAAGACCTCAAACGAGTCAAAGACGTGCGCTGTTGTTTTGGAGTGGCTGCCCTAAAAAACGAAATGGCCACCGAAGATGATGGCATCGTTACCAAACTGCGAGAGGCTGGATTTATTCTCCTCGGTAAAACTGCCACCTCTCAAGTCGGTTCCATGCCCTTTACCGAACCCCCCGGCTTTCCTCCTACCCGTAACCCGTGGAACCTAGAGCATACCTCTGGAGGCTCTAGTGGGGGCGCTTCGTCTGCCTTAGCTGCTGGCTTATGTCCCATTGCCCATGGATCGGATGGCGGCGGTTCAGTCCGGGGGCCTGCCGCCTGTTGTGGAGTTGTCGGTTTAAAGCCCTCGCGGGGTAGAATTTCCTTCGCTCCCCTCGGCGATAGTCTCCACGGTTTAGGAACCAATGGGGTTTTAGCCCGCAACATTGCTGATACGGCCACTTTACTCGATGCCATGGCGGGTTATATCACGGGAGACCCCTATTGGTTGCCCGATCCTCCGATTCCCTTTGCCCAAAGTTACCAAAAGCCTCTTTCTTCTCTGCGAATTGCCTTTAGTCCTAACCTATCTGACTTTGGTTTGGCTACCCCAGAGTATCAACAAGCCGTGACTGATACGGCCAAGGTCTTAGCCGATCTGGGTCATCACTTAGAAGAAGCTTGTCCGGCAGTTGCTGATATAAAAGAACCTTTTACCACCATTTGGCAGTCTGGAGTCGCTGCTTCTGGTTTGCCTCTGCAACTGTTGGAGCCGATCAATCAATGGTTAGCCTCTGGTACGGTGAACGCGGGTCAATACCTGCAAGCAGTTGGTCAAATGCAGAGGATTAGCCGTCGGATTGTGGCCTTTTGGGATTGCTATGATGTTTTACTGTTGCCGGTTTATTTGCATCCGCCGATTAAAGTGGGAGAATGGGCTGGTTTAGACCCGGCTCAAGCCTTTGAAAAAGTTACCCATTGGGTTGCTCCGTGCGCTCCCTTTAATGCTACGGGACAACCGGCGATCGCTCTTCCTGTGGGGTTTGGCGATCGGGGTTTACCCCTGAGTGTACAACTGGTGGGCAAACCGGGTGCAGAAGCTACTCTTTTATCCTTAGCGGCTCAGTTAGAACCGATTTATAATTGGGGTCAATATCGTCCCTCTTCCTATGGACAAAGGGAGATATGA
- a CDS encoding GvpL/GvpF family gas vesicle protein, which yields MYTYALIKTPSTALELPPGLVGDLELVGTPQLAAITEPRMSPTKMEALVQDDGLLEQAYIHYGVVVCDLFAKTTILPLKFYHCFRDRPALEEHLSTHQDQYLKRLHTLEGKGEYILKAFPKPLELPPLEKEQKGKAYFLAKKRRYQEQQEYQNRQEEQWDRLTEQVLALYPEAIIPESEDEKRELFWLGDKNGRSPLDQHLLTWQELCPDWDLHLSDPIPPYDFLAG from the coding sequence ATGTATACTTACGCCTTGATTAAAACACCCTCTACGGCTCTAGAACTGCCTCCAGGATTGGTGGGTGATTTAGAGCTGGTGGGCACTCCCCAGTTAGCGGCTATTACTGAGCCACGGATGTCGCCGACTAAAATGGAGGCGCTGGTTCAAGATGATGGACTTCTAGAGCAAGCTTATATTCATTATGGGGTCGTGGTCTGTGATTTATTTGCCAAGACTACGATTTTACCTCTGAAATTTTACCATTGTTTCCGCGATCGCCCGGCCCTAGAAGAGCATCTCAGCACCCATCAAGACCAGTATCTGAAAAGGCTCCATACCTTGGAAGGGAAAGGGGAATATATCTTAAAGGCGTTTCCCAAACCCCTAGAGCTTCCCCCCTTAGAGAAGGAACAAAAGGGAAAAGCCTACTTTCTGGCCAAGAAACGCCGCTATCAGGAGCAGCAAGAGTATCAAAACCGGCAAGAGGAACAATGGGATAGGCTGACGGAGCAAGTGCTGGCGCTCTATCCAGAGGCTATTATTCCTGAATCCGAAGACGAAAAACGAGAACTGTTTTGGTTAGGAGACAAGAATGGGCGATCGCCCTTAGACCAACACTTATTAACCTGGCAAGAGCTATGCCCCGATTGGGATTTACACTTGAGCGATCCGATCCCACCCTACGATTTTTTAGCGGGATAA
- a CDS encoding DUF6760 family protein, which produces MGGVTGYPLPQLYREVAFIAFHFHWSRAEILALDHQERQQWVVQIAGMLNPE; this is translated from the coding sequence ATCGGGGGAGTAACCGGCTACCCCCTACCCCAGTTGTATCGGGAGGTAGCCTTTATCGCCTTTCATTTTCACTGGTCTAGGGCAGAAATTTTAGCCCTCGACCATCAGGAACGTCAGCAATGGGTCGTACAAATTGCCGGGATGTTAAATCCCGAATAA
- the ntcA gene encoding global nitrogen regulator NtcA yields MVLSDDKPLAAMFRQMSGGGFPPVVESFERGKTIFFPGDPAERVYFLLKGAVKLSRVYEAGEEITVALLRENSVFGVLSLITGHRSDRFYHAVAFTPVELLSLPIDRVEKTIKQNPELSMVMLQGLSSRILQTEMMIETLAHRDMGSRLVSFLLILCRDFGVPSEDGITIDLKLSHQAIAEAIGSTRVTVTRLLGDLRAEKMISIHKKKITVHNPVVLSQQFA; encoded by the coding sequence ATGGTACTCAGTGATGACAAACCCCTAGCGGCTATGTTTCGCCAAATGAGTGGCGGTGGTTTTCCTCCAGTGGTGGAAAGCTTTGAGCGTGGTAAAACCATCTTTTTTCCGGGCGATCCAGCCGAGCGGGTTTATTTCCTGCTCAAAGGAGCGGTTAAGCTCTCTAGAGTTTATGAGGCTGGAGAGGAGATTACTGTAGCCCTCCTGCGGGAAAATAGTGTCTTCGGGGTGTTGTCCTTAATTACCGGCCATCGCTCCGACCGATTTTATCATGCTGTGGCCTTTACCCCAGTAGAATTGCTTTCTCTGCCCATCGATCGGGTAGAGAAGACGATTAAACAAAATCCAGAGCTGTCGATGGTGATGCTGCAAGGTCTTTCTTCTCGGATCTTACAAACGGAGATGATGATTGAGACATTGGCTCACCGGGATATGGGATCGCGACTGGTGAGTTTTTTGTTGATTTTATGTCGAGATTTTGGGGTTCCTTCCGAGGATGGAATTACGATCGATCTAAAGCTCTCTCATCAGGCGATCGCCGAGGCGATCGGCTCTACGCGAGTCACGGTTACCCGTTTGCTGGGTGATTTACGAGCGGAAAAGATGATTTCTATCCATAAGAAGAAGATTACGGTACATAATCCAGTAGTTCTGAGTCAACAGTTTGCTTAA
- a CDS encoding phage tail sheath family protein encodes MARLDYYAPGVYIEEVNRGSRPIEGVPTAVGGFVGFTEDIRGGAEPFKPMLVTTWDQYLQYFGRPNSDGFTDFGAYLPLSVYGWFLNGGGRCWIVSIGTRLPGSPEPEATETGTSITNRGNRPSLKFSIRPGSDITTTGENVSSLVPVDRSVRVQIMDGEPKPPPEESEASSTTITANTGEFFTVVVAQGDEELERFENLTMNPQIETSVANYVVTALEESEYIAAVDLSITGSPLARRPSNGVYEISPPLVMPPPDRFSQHIEGVRDDRTGVRGLFEIDEVTIMACPDLMKVYEAGLINIDQLHGIMDVMVSLCEGAADGDIPNAPNRMVILDPPPDRVKPQEISRWLREEFNRRSQFAALYYPWIRVPNPRNAGRPVAIPPSGYMAGVWSRTDETRGVYKAPANEVPRGVMGLAYDCNFREQELLNPAGINCIRPFPSRGIRVWGARTLVEPDNIQWRYINVRRLMSYIEKSIENGMQWVVFEPNDEDLWQRVKRTITSFLTDLWRSGALMGGSAEQAFYVKCDADINTPQSMMLGRLYVEVGIAPVRPAEFVIFRISQWTAEGEG; translated from the coding sequence ATGGCGAGACTTGATTATTACGCTCCCGGTGTTTATATCGAAGAAGTCAATCGCGGCAGTCGTCCCATAGAAGGGGTTCCGACTGCTGTGGGAGGCTTCGTCGGTTTTACCGAAGACATCCGAGGGGGCGCAGAACCCTTTAAACCCATGTTGGTCACCACCTGGGATCAATATCTACAATACTTTGGCCGACCCAACTCCGATGGGTTTACCGACTTTGGAGCCTATCTCCCCTTAAGCGTCTATGGATGGTTCCTCAATGGCGGCGGCCGTTGCTGGATCGTCAGCATCGGCACGCGCTTACCCGGTTCCCCAGAACCCGAAGCCACCGAAACCGGAACCAGCATTACGAACCGGGGAAATCGACCCTCCCTCAAGTTTTCCATCCGTCCCGGTTCCGATATAACCACCACAGGCGAGAATGTCTCTAGCCTTGTCCCCGTGGATCGCTCCGTTCGGGTACAAATTATGGACGGAGAACCCAAACCGCCACCGGAAGAGTCAGAAGCTTCTAGCACAACCATCACCGCCAATACCGGGGAATTTTTCACCGTAGTCGTCGCCCAAGGAGATGAAGAACTCGAACGGTTTGAAAACTTGACCATGAATCCCCAAATCGAGACTTCTGTGGCCAATTATGTAGTGACAGCCTTAGAAGAATCGGAATATATCGCGGCAGTAGACCTGTCCATTACTGGCTCGCCCCTTGCCCGGCGACCCAGTAATGGAGTGTATGAAATCAGTCCTCCCCTGGTGATGCCTCCCCCCGATCGCTTCTCCCAACACATCGAAGGGGTAAGAGATGACCGCACCGGGGTTCGCGGACTCTTCGAGATTGACGAAGTGACGATCATGGCTTGCCCCGATCTGATGAAAGTCTACGAAGCGGGACTGATCAATATTGACCAACTCCACGGCATCATGGATGTCATGGTCAGCCTCTGTGAAGGCGCAGCCGATGGCGATATTCCCAATGCTCCCAACCGGATGGTGATTCTCGATCCCCCCCCAGACCGGGTAAAACCCCAAGAAATCAGTCGTTGGCTGCGGGAAGAATTTAATCGCCGCTCCCAGTTTGCCGCCCTCTATTATCCCTGGATTCGGGTTCCCAATCCCAGAAATGCTGGTCGCCCGGTGGCTATTCCTCCCAGTGGCTATATGGCCGGGGTTTGGTCTCGCACCGATGAAACGCGAGGCGTGTATAAAGCCCCCGCCAACGAAGTGCCCAGAGGGGTGATGGGTTTAGCCTACGATTGTAATTTCCGAGAACAGGAACTGCTCAACCCGGCCGGAATTAACTGTATCCGTCCCTTCCCCAGCCGAGGCATTCGGGTTTGGGGAGCCAGAACTTTGGTTGAGCCGGATAATATTCAATGGCGCTATATCAACGTTCGCCGCTTGATGAGCTACATCGAGAAATCCATCGAGAATGGAATGCAATGGGTCGTGTTTGAACCCAATGATGAGGACTTGTGGCAACGGGTTAAACGGACGATTACCAGCTTCTTAACCGATTTGTGGCGATCGGGCGCATTGATGGGCGGAAGTGCCGAGCAAGCCTTCTATGTCAAATGTGATGCCGATATCAATACCCCCCAAAGTATGATGCTCGGTCGATTGTATGTAGAAGTCGGTATTGCTCCCGTGCGACCGGCTGAATTTGTCATCTTCCGCATCAGTCAGTGGACGGCTGAAGGCGAAGGTTGA
- a CDS encoding DUF3084 domain-containing protein, with amino-acid sequence MTIGIILIVSILFLGGLLATLGDRLGTKVGKARLSLFNLRPRQTAVLVTIVTGTLISGSTLGILFAMSQPLRRGIFEYDETQRKLRQARRELQSTQAQKAQIEIDLAQARAERELVQENLDNLNASLQTVIAQKSATEENLDKTQAQLREIQANFEKTQVQLQQVMGKFQQAQDQLQRVNVQTETLRSELEQLRSEREELIRQQNEVKSQIAQRDEEIAERNELIAQRDEEIENRDREIEDRNQVIEEREERLKELENQQKFLERQVRIFEQYYQDYQDLRQGNLALLRGQILASVVVEILDPQGSVQAVNRLLEIANQSAREQVKPGTGQLNEQVIQVTEDQVKQLQERIADGQEYVVRLLSAGNYIRGESNVEIFADVALNQVVFESGEVIATGITNGATMSEEELIEQIGILIESCRFRARRGGILESRLQVGDGSPETLMNFVEKIQENPTRITIQAIASETTYTAGPLRIDLVAFEENEEVFRTSSPMLRQNVQEP; translated from the coding sequence ATGACTATTGGCATTATTCTAATTGTCTCGATTTTATTTTTAGGGGGTTTACTCGCTACCCTGGGCGATCGCCTGGGGACAAAGGTGGGTAAAGCCAGGTTAAGTTTATTTAATCTTCGCCCCCGACAAACTGCCGTTTTAGTAACCATTGTTACGGGTACTTTGATTTCTGGGTCAACCCTAGGCATTCTCTTTGCTATGAGTCAGCCTTTGCGCCGAGGGATTTTTGAGTATGATGAAACCCAGCGTAAACTGCGTCAAGCTCGTCGAGAACTCCAATCAACTCAAGCGCAAAAGGCCCAGATTGAAATTGACCTCGCTCAGGCTCGAGCAGAACGGGAACTGGTACAAGAAAATTTAGATAATCTCAATGCCAGTTTGCAGACAGTGATTGCCCAAAAATCGGCCACCGAGGAAAACTTGGACAAAACTCAAGCCCAGTTAAGGGAGATTCAAGCCAATTTTGAGAAAACCCAAGTTCAGTTACAGCAGGTCATGGGAAAATTTCAACAAGCCCAAGATCAACTGCAAAGAGTCAATGTTCAAACCGAAACGCTACGATCAGAATTAGAGCAACTGAGATCCGAGCGGGAAGAATTAATTCGTCAGCAAAATGAGGTTAAGTCCCAAATTGCACAACGAGATGAAGAAATTGCTGAACGCAATGAGTTAATTGCCCAGCGAGATGAGGAGATCGAAAACCGCGATCGGGAAATTGAGGATCGCAATCAAGTCATTGAAGAGCGAGAGGAGCGATTAAAAGAACTCGAAAATCAACAGAAATTTTTAGAGCGACAAGTGAGGATCTTTGAACAATATTATCAAGATTATCAAGATTTACGTCAAGGAAACTTGGCTTTATTGCGCGGACAAATCCTGGCTTCTGTGGTCGTAGAAATTCTTGATCCCCAAGGTTCTGTACAAGCGGTTAATCGGTTATTGGAAATTGCCAATCAATCGGCTAGAGAACAGGTGAAACCAGGAACAGGCCAACTCAATGAGCAAGTCATTCAAGTCACTGAAGACCAAGTAAAACAGTTGCAAGAACGAATTGCTGATGGTCAAGAATATGTGGTTCGGTTGTTGTCGGCAGGCAACTATATTCGCGGCGAATCGAATGTGGAAATTTTTGCGGATGTGGCCTTAAATCAAGTAGTATTTGAATCTGGAGAAGTGATCGCCACTGGCATAACCAATGGCGCGACCATGAGTGAAGAGGAATTAATCGAACAAATTGGAATTTTGATCGAATCTTGTCGCTTTCGGGCCCGTCGAGGAGGGATTTTAGAAAGCCGCTTACAAGTGGGCGATGGTTCGCCGGAAACCTTGATGAATTTTGTAGAGAAAATTCAAGAAAACCCGACCCGAATCACCATTCAAGCGATCGCCTCGGAAACTACCTATACAGCCGGCCCCCTGCGGATTGATTTAGTCGCTTTTGAAGAGAATGAGGAAGTCTTTCGGACTTCCTCCCCAATGCTTAGGCAGAATGTTCAAGAACCGTAA
- a CDS encoding phage tail protein, protein MEYLTQARFYFELKGITTLQLQKVSGISMSIEPAAEGQAIYAGKNVAAGTQITPSHVSYENMTLEFVTTVENDALINWYTSSHPSSMTGGTTTAVQEVGDASLIMYKQDGKEGARYNIMDAIPAKYTTTQAGADSSDLFKETIEISHTGIRKVPTEGTQIAPVPTV, encoded by the coding sequence ATGGAATATTTAACCCAAGCCCGGTTTTATTTTGAATTGAAAGGCATTACCACCCTACAATTACAAAAAGTCAGTGGCATTTCCATGAGCATTGAACCCGCAGCCGAAGGACAAGCCATTTATGCTGGCAAAAATGTGGCCGCTGGAACCCAGATTACCCCTTCTCATGTAAGCTATGAGAATATGACCTTAGAGTTTGTCACAACAGTAGAAAATGATGCGCTCATTAACTGGTATACCAGCTCCCATCCCTCATCCATGACTGGGGGTACAACTACTGCTGTACAAGAAGTTGGCGATGCTTCTTTGATTATGTATAAGCAGGATGGGAAGGAAGGCGCAAGGTATAATATTATGGATGCTATTCCTGCTAAATATACGACAACTCAAGCCGGCGCTGACAGCAGTGATTTATTTAAGGAAACGATAGAAATTAGCCATACTGGAATTAGAAAAGTCCCGACGGAAGGAACACAGATTGCACCAGTGCCAACAGTATAA